The Candidatus Methylomirabilota bacterium genome includes a window with the following:
- a CDS encoding DUF4337 domain-containing protein, translating into MAEVEVPNPEELHERGEDRFGRRVALVTAVFAVILSISSMGGNNATKEMLLAQQKSSDQWAFYQAKVLREHLYRAQRLRLEADLLEKGGALRPDAREKLEALGKRFDEEEKRYAAEKKDIEQDAKRLEGVRDKNATRDPYFDLADVFLQIAIVMSSVSILSKSRPVFYFSLVLALIGTTLTINGYTLLFHLPWLHDPH; encoded by the coding sequence ATGGCGGAGGTCGAGGTTCCGAACCCCGAAGAGCTCCACGAGCGCGGCGAAGACCGGTTCGGCCGGCGCGTCGCGCTCGTGACCGCCGTCTTCGCCGTCATCCTCTCCATCTCCTCGATGGGCGGTAACAACGCCACCAAGGAGATGCTCCTCGCCCAGCAAAAGTCCTCCGACCAGTGGGCGTTCTACCAGGCCAAGGTGCTGCGCGAGCATCTCTACCGCGCGCAGAGGCTCCGGCTGGAGGCAGACCTCCTCGAGAAGGGCGGGGCGCTGCGGCCGGACGCCCGGGAGAAGCTCGAGGCCCTCGGCAAGAGATTCGACGAGGAAGAGAAGCGCTACGCGGCCGAGAAGAAGGACATCGAGCAGGACGCCAAGAGGCTGGAGGGCGTCCGGGACAAGAACGCCACCCGCGACCCCTACTTCGACCTCGCCGACGTGTTCCTGCAGATCGCCATCGTGATGTCTTCGGTGTCGATCCTCTCCAAGTCACGTCCGGTGTTCTACTTCAGCCTCGTCCTCGCCCTCATCGGCACCACCCTCACCATCAACGGCTACACCCTCCTCTTCCACCTGCCCTGGCTGCACGACCCTCACTGA
- a CDS encoding YciI family protein: MKYILLIHGNEQALARRSEAEIKQVVGQHMKVAQDLRAAGKMVASERLRPQAEATRIRVKAGQPQLTDGPFAETKEVIGGFYLIDCPSKEEAIQWASKLPIVEEGFIEVRPVWEM, translated from the coding sequence ATGAAGTACATCCTTCTCATCCACGGCAACGAGCAGGCCCTGGCCCGCCGCAGCGAGGCCGAGATCAAGCAGGTGGTCGGCCAGCACATGAAGGTGGCACAGGATCTCCGCGCGGCCGGCAAGATGGTGGCCAGCGAGCGGCTGCGCCCGCAGGCCGAGGCGACCAGGATCCGCGTGAAGGCGGGCCAACCCCAGCTCACCGACGGGCCCTTCGCCGAGACCAAGGAAGTGATCGGGGGCTTCTACCTGATCGATTGCCCCTCGAAGGAGGAGGCGATTCAGTGGGCGTCGAAGCTTCCCATCGTGGAGGAGGGCTTCATCGAAGTCCGTCCCGTCTGGGAGATGTAG
- a CDS encoding polyprenyl synthetase family protein, with the protein MKPPTALETLLKERVALMIGGELAAIEAEISHEIHSPVDLIREMGEFIAGAGGKRLRPILLLMAARLAGYQGPRAVRLGCVVELLHTATLIHDDVVDQAPLRRGRPSANARWGDDASVLVGDHLYSKSFAMMVRDGDPGVLDTLARATVSMTEAEVFQLERKRSGTTTEADYLRIITQKTASFISACCRIGGLLARPSPERLDALTRYGLDIGIAFQISDDSLDFVADEARLGKAIGADLREGKRTLPLIATLDRASAGERERIQGILKRPHPESADIEEIRRLVEKHEGVEYALSRAHAYAQTAKSDLAPFADSEDKETLLLIADFVVDRDR; encoded by the coding sequence GTGAAACCACCCACCGCCCTCGAGACGCTGCTGAAGGAGCGTGTCGCGCTCATGATCGGCGGCGAGCTCGCCGCCATCGAGGCCGAGATCAGCCACGAGATCCACTCGCCCGTGGACCTCATCCGCGAGATGGGCGAGTTCATCGCGGGGGCCGGCGGCAAGCGGCTGCGGCCCATCCTGCTCCTCATGGCGGCCCGCCTGGCCGGCTACCAGGGCCCGCGCGCGGTGCGACTCGGCTGCGTGGTCGAGCTGCTCCACACCGCGACCCTCATCCACGACGACGTGGTCGATCAGGCCCCCCTCCGGCGCGGCCGGCCGTCCGCGAACGCGCGGTGGGGCGACGACGCCTCCGTGCTCGTCGGCGATCACCTCTACTCCAAGTCCTTCGCCATGATGGTGCGCGACGGCGATCCCGGGGTGCTGGACACCCTCGCCCGGGCGACCGTGTCCATGACCGAGGCCGAGGTGTTCCAGCTCGAGCGCAAGCGGAGCGGGACTACCACCGAGGCGGACTATCTGCGGATCATCACGCAGAAGACCGCGTCCTTCATCTCGGCATGCTGCCGGATCGGCGGACTTCTCGCCCGGCCCAGCCCCGAGCGCCTGGACGCCTTGACCCGCTACGGGCTCGACATCGGGATCGCCTTCCAGATCAGCGACGACTCCCTGGACTTCGTGGCCGACGAGGCCCGGCTGGGCAAGGCCATCGGGGCCGACCTGCGTGAGGGCAAGCGGACCCTGCCCCTCATCGCCACGCTGGACCGCGCCAGCGCGGGGGAGCGCGAGCGGATCCAGGGAATCCTCAAGCGACCACACCCGGAGAGCGCGGACATCGAGGAGATCCGGCGTCTGGTGGAGAAGCACGAGGGCGTGGAGTACGCCCTGTCCCGCGCCCACGCCTATGCCCAGACGGCCAAGTCGGACCTGGCGCCGTTCGCGGACTCCGAGGACAAGGAGACCCTGCTCCTCATCGCCGACTTCGTGGTGGACCGCGACCGGTAA
- a CDS encoding tetratricopeptide repeat protein translates to MALTAVLVITAGLAGGCATGKEEQVRKIQARNAYDQAGANIREGRISLGLASLQEAVELDPDNAVYRNALGVAQLQLRRWPEAQASFEQAISIEPTYAEAYHNLGLAYASQNQLDKAIASYRKALTFPTYPSPELAYHNLGEAYLRQGKLKEAEESLRQAIQLAPKGQFSHYLLGVVLAEAGRRDEARAAFRQARDIDPASSVGKLTVEALKTLGEGG, encoded by the coding sequence TTGGCCCTCACCGCCGTGCTCGTGATCACCGCCGGACTCGCGGGCGGCTGCGCCACGGGCAAGGAAGAGCAGGTCCGCAAGATCCAGGCTCGCAACGCCTATGACCAGGCGGGAGCCAATATCCGTGAGGGGCGGATCTCCCTCGGGCTGGCGTCCCTCCAGGAGGCCGTGGAGCTCGACCCGGACAATGCGGTGTACCGGAACGCGCTGGGCGTCGCCCAGCTTCAGCTTCGCCGCTGGCCAGAAGCCCAGGCCTCCTTCGAGCAGGCCATCTCGATCGAGCCCACCTATGCGGAGGCCTACCACAATCTCGGGCTCGCCTACGCCTCCCAGAACCAGCTCGACAAGGCCATCGCCAGCTATCGCAAGGCCCTGACCTTCCCGACCTACCCGAGCCCGGAGTTGGCCTATCACAACCTCGGCGAGGCCTACCTCCGCCAGGGCAAGCTGAAGGAGGCCGAGGAGTCCCTCCGCCAGGCCATCCAGCTCGCGCCCAAGGGGCAGTTCTCCCATTATTTGCTTGGGGTTGTGCTGGCCGAGGCCGGCCGGAGGGACGAGGCCCGGGCGGCCTTCAGGCAGGCCCGGGACATCGACCCCGCCTCCTCCGTCGGCAAGCTGACGGTCGAGGCCCTGAAGACCCTTGGGGAGGGCGGTTAG
- the murA gene encoding UDP-N-acetylglucosamine 1-carboxyvinyltransferase has product MAEFQIEGRARTKGRVRPGGNKNAAFPLLAAALLTAAPVTLRNLPDIDDVRTMLRMMEGMGITVNRADRHTVTVRAGSLQSTRPDPELLKKIRGALVLMGALLAREGHAELGHSGGDQIGRRRVDTHVLGLSALGAEVRSEAGVLHLVARRLRGADILLDEASVTGTENVILAAVRAEGATVLRNAASEPHVQDLCHLLVAMGARIEGIGSNVLTIHGGAALHGADFTLGPDFMEVGSFIVLAAVTDGEVLIEGVRREDLRMALNVFGRLGIATEYRGDDLFVSGARPLVIQTDLGEAIPKVDDGPWPAFPADLMSVALVAATQAEGAVLFHEKMYESRLFFVDRLIGMGARIVLCDPHRALIHGPARLRGEPGGIPSPDIRAGIALLIAALCADGPTIIRSIEQIDRGYEDIETKLQALGARITRRG; this is encoded by the coding sequence ATGGCCGAATTCCAGATCGAGGGCCGGGCGCGCACCAAGGGGCGCGTGCGGCCGGGTGGCAACAAGAACGCGGCGTTTCCGCTCCTGGCCGCCGCGCTGCTCACCGCTGCGCCGGTGACCTTGCGCAATCTCCCGGACATCGACGATGTGCGGACCATGCTTCGGATGATGGAGGGCATGGGCATCACTGTGAACCGCGCCGACCGGCACACCGTCACCGTGCGCGCGGGCAGCCTCCAGAGCACGCGGCCGGATCCCGAGCTGCTCAAGAAGATTCGGGGCGCGCTGGTCCTCATGGGGGCTCTCCTCGCGCGCGAGGGCCATGCCGAGCTCGGCCATTCCGGCGGTGACCAGATCGGCCGCCGGCGCGTGGACACGCACGTGCTGGGGCTGAGCGCTCTCGGCGCGGAGGTGCGGAGCGAGGCCGGCGTCCTGCACCTCGTCGCGCGCCGCCTCCGCGGCGCCGACATCCTGCTCGACGAGGCCAGCGTCACCGGCACCGAGAACGTGATCCTCGCCGCGGTACGGGCGGAGGGCGCTACCGTGCTGCGCAACGCGGCCTCCGAGCCCCATGTCCAGGACCTCTGCCACCTGCTCGTGGCGATGGGGGCGCGCATCGAGGGCATCGGCTCCAACGTGCTGACCATTCACGGCGGCGCGGCGCTCCACGGCGCCGACTTCACGCTCGGGCCGGACTTCATGGAGGTGGGGAGCTTCATCGTGCTCGCGGCGGTGACCGATGGCGAGGTCCTCATCGAGGGCGTGCGCCGTGAGGACCTCCGTATGGCGCTGAACGTGTTCGGGCGCCTCGGCATCGCCACCGAGTATCGCGGGGACGATCTCTTCGTGTCGGGCGCGCGCCCGCTGGTGATACAGACCGACCTGGGGGAGGCCATCCCTAAGGTCGACGACGGGCCCTGGCCCGCGTTTCCCGCCGACCTCATGAGCGTCGCCCTGGTCGCCGCCACCCAGGCGGAAGGCGCCGTGCTCTTCCACGAGAAGATGTACGAGAGCCGGCTCTTCTTCGTGGACCGGCTGATCGGCATGGGCGCGCGCATCGTGCTCTGCGACCCGCACCGCGCGCTCATCCACGGGCCGGCCCGGCTGCGGGGGGAGCCCGGCGGCATTCCGAGTCCCGACATCCGCGCCGGTATCGCGCTCCTCATCGCCGCCCTCTGCGCCGACGGCCCCACCATCATCCGCAGCATCGAGCAGATCGACCGCGGTTACGAGGACATCGAGACCAAGCTCCAGGCCCTCGGGGCTCGGATCACCCGCCGCGGGTGA
- a CDS encoding YtxH domain-containing protein yields the protein MANERNGMDAAGYLGWFFLGAVAGAAAALLLAPKTGAETRELLAEHSGQILNRAKAHAGDAREKAGDLFERGREYLEEQSNRLISAFEAGRAAMRDEISQGRPGL from the coding sequence ATGGCAAATGAGCGGAACGGGATGGACGCGGCGGGCTACCTCGGCTGGTTCTTCCTCGGCGCGGTGGCGGGCGCGGCCGCGGCTCTGCTCCTCGCTCCGAAGACGGGAGCGGAGACGCGCGAGCTGCTCGCCGAGCACAGCGGCCAGATCTTGAATCGCGCGAAGGCGCACGCGGGCGACGCGCGCGAGAAGGCCGGCGACCTCTTCGAGCGGGGCCGCGAGTATCTCGAGGAGCAGTCCAACCGCCTCATCTCCGCCTTCGAGGCCGGGCGCGCGGCGATGCGCGACGAGATATCGCAGGGGCGGCCCGGCCTCTAG
- a CDS encoding gamma carbonic anhydrase family protein, with product MLHPSAFVEDSAQVIGNVEIGEESSIWFTSVLRGDVGTIRVGRGTNIQDGTIVHINRRGTPAIIEDYVTVGHAARLHGCHIKSNCLIGIGAIVLDGAVLEEECLVAAGAVVSPGTLAPRGSVLMGAPARVKRQATAADLDLIYRSAKSYIELSRDYLAARAER from the coding sequence ATGCTGCACCCGTCCGCCTTCGTGGAAGATTCCGCCCAGGTCATCGGCAACGTGGAGATCGGCGAGGAGTCCAGCATCTGGTTCACGTCCGTGCTCCGCGGTGACGTGGGGACGATCCGCGTGGGCCGGGGCACCAATATTCAGGACGGCACCATCGTCCACATCAACCGGCGCGGCACCCCCGCCATCATCGAGGACTACGTCACGGTCGGGCATGCGGCGCGGCTGCACGGCTGCCACATCAAGTCGAATTGCCTGATCGGCATCGGGGCCATCGTGCTGGACGGCGCCGTGCTCGAGGAGGAGTGCCTGGTCGCCGCGGGCGCGGTGGTGTCCCCAGGCACGCTCGCCCCCCGCGGCAGCGTGCTGATGGGTGCGCCGGCGCGCGTGAAGCGCCAGGCGACCGCCGCGGACCTGGACCTCATCTACCGGTCCGCGAAGAGCTACATCGAGCTCAGCCGGGACTATCTGGCCGCACGGGCGGAACGTTAG
- a CDS encoding sigma-70 family RNA polymerase sigma factor, which produces MGDVATALGGAGYLVEHVFRGEYGRLVASVARMLGDLDAAEETVQEALAAALVRWPADGLPDNPGAWLMTVARNRARDQLRRRRRDARKVEALAHEPELATDEPDEADEPAAIADDRLRLIFTCCHPALAPESQVALTLRLVGGLSTGEIARAFLLSEPTIAQRIVRAKRLIRDRALPYAVPEPAELPARLASVLAVIYLVFNEGHTAREGDRLLREEVCDEALRLGAMLLELMPGDPEVLGLLALMELTAARAPARTDVRGDVVLLADQDRARWDTSRVARGLALLERAGPLEEAGPYRLQAAIAACHGRAPSWTATDWPAIARLYARLEALTPSPVIALNRAIAVSMAEGPAAALALLDALDGPVLAGYQHLPAARGDCLRRLGRWAEAAAAYRRARELTRNRREQAFFDARVAECDAAGAPRRSRQ; this is translated from the coding sequence CTGGGAGATGTAGCGACGGCCCTCGGCGGCGCCGGGTACCTCGTCGAGCACGTCTTCCGGGGCGAGTATGGCCGGCTCGTCGCCTCGGTCGCGCGCATGCTCGGCGACCTCGACGCCGCCGAGGAGACGGTGCAGGAGGCCCTGGCGGCGGCCCTCGTGCGCTGGCCCGCCGACGGCCTGCCCGACAATCCCGGCGCCTGGCTCATGACGGTGGCGCGCAACCGCGCGCGGGACCAGCTTCGTCGGCGCCGCCGGGACGCGAGGAAGGTCGAGGCCCTCGCGCACGAGCCGGAGCTCGCGACGGACGAGCCGGACGAGGCGGACGAGCCCGCGGCCATCGCCGACGACCGGCTGCGTCTCATCTTCACGTGCTGTCATCCCGCCCTGGCGCCGGAGAGCCAGGTCGCGCTCACCCTGCGCCTCGTCGGCGGGCTCTCGACCGGTGAGATCGCACGCGCCTTCCTTCTGTCCGAGCCGACCATCGCCCAGCGGATCGTGCGGGCCAAGCGGCTGATCCGGGACCGGGCCCTGCCCTACGCGGTGCCCGAGCCGGCCGAGCTGCCCGCCCGCCTCGCCTCCGTGCTCGCGGTGATCTATCTCGTCTTCAACGAGGGCCACACCGCGCGCGAGGGGGACCGGCTGTTGCGCGAGGAGGTGTGCGACGAGGCCCTGCGCCTCGGCGCCATGCTCCTCGAGCTGATGCCCGGCGATCCCGAGGTGCTCGGGCTCCTCGCCCTCATGGAGTTGACGGCGGCGCGCGCCCCCGCGCGCACGGACGTACGCGGCGACGTGGTGCTCCTCGCCGATCAGGACCGCGCGCGGTGGGACACATCGCGCGTCGCGCGCGGGTTGGCTCTGCTCGAGCGCGCGGGCCCGCTCGAGGAGGCCGGGCCGTATCGCCTGCAGGCCGCCATCGCCGCGTGCCACGGGCGCGCGCCGAGCTGGACGGCCACGGACTGGCCCGCGATCGCCCGGCTGTACGCTCGGCTCGAGGCGCTCACGCCGTCGCCGGTGATCGCGCTGAACCGCGCCATCGCGGTGAGCATGGCCGAGGGGCCCGCGGCGGCCCTCGCACTGCTCGACGCCCTCGATGGCCCGGTCCTCGCGGGCTATCAGCATCTGCCCGCGGCCCGCGGCGACTGCCTGCGCCGGCTCGGGCGCTGGGCCGAGGCGGCCGCGGCCTACCGCCGCGCGCGGGAGCTCACGCGCAACCGGCGCGAGCAGGCCTTCTTCGACGCGCGGGTCGCCGAGTGTGACGCCGCGGGCGCCCCCCGCCGGTCACGTCAGTGA
- a CDS encoding methylmalonyl-CoA mutase family protein has product MDEAQAAWEARLLKPGLAKGERKSLFATSGGAPIAPLYTPADVRGEDYLRDQGFPGQPPFTRGVQPTMYRGRLWTMRQYAGFGSAAETNRRYRYLLAQGQTGLSVAFDLPTQMGYDADDAMARSEVGKVGVAISALPDMLDLFEGIPLDRVSTSMTINATASILLCLYIAVGERQGVASERLSGTVQNDILKEYIARGTYIYPPAPSLRLITDMFAFCREQVPRWNSISISGYHVREAGCTAAQEIAFTLANGIAYVNAAVEAGLKVDEFAPQLSFFFNAHNGLLEEVAKFRAARRLWARLMRERFGAADPRSLALRFHAQTAGSMLTAQQPQNNIVRVAIQALAAVLGGCQSLHTNSMDEALSLPSEDAVRIALRTQQILAHESGVADTIDPLGGSYAVERLTRLLEEEAETYIAKIDGLGGAVHAISFMQREIQEAAYRYQQEVESKARVVVGVNEFVIDEPPPGDLFQVDPAMAAAMGERLAALRKRRDAGKAGAALEAIDRAARGRDNLVPLILDAVRAEVTLGEICATLRGVFGAHQPSVVF; this is encoded by the coding sequence ATGGACGAGGCGCAGGCCGCGTGGGAGGCGCGCCTGCTCAAGCCCGGGCTCGCCAAGGGCGAGCGCAAGAGCCTCTTCGCCACGTCCGGCGGCGCGCCCATCGCGCCTCTCTACACGCCGGCCGACGTGCGTGGCGAGGACTACCTGCGCGACCAGGGCTTCCCCGGCCAACCGCCCTTTACCCGAGGGGTGCAACCCACGATGTATCGCGGGCGGCTCTGGACGATGCGGCAGTATGCGGGCTTCGGCTCGGCCGCGGAGACCAACCGGCGCTACCGCTACCTCCTCGCGCAGGGGCAGACCGGGCTCAGCGTGGCCTTCGACCTCCCCACGCAGATGGGCTACGACGCCGACGACGCGATGGCGCGCAGCGAGGTGGGGAAGGTGGGCGTGGCCATCTCCGCGCTACCCGACATGCTGGATCTCTTCGAGGGGATCCCGCTCGATCGCGTGTCCACGTCGATGACGATCAACGCGACGGCCTCGATCCTCCTCTGCCTCTACATCGCGGTGGGCGAGCGCCAGGGGGTCGCGTCCGAGCGCCTGTCCGGCACCGTGCAGAACGACATCCTTAAGGAGTACATCGCGCGGGGGACGTACATCTATCCGCCGGCGCCCTCCCTGCGACTGATCACCGACATGTTTGCGTTCTGCCGTGAGCAGGTGCCGCGCTGGAACAGCATCTCGATCTCGGGTTACCACGTGCGCGAGGCCGGCTGCACCGCGGCCCAGGAGATCGCCTTCACGCTTGCGAACGGCATCGCCTATGTCAACGCGGCGGTCGAGGCGGGGCTCAAGGTCGACGAGTTCGCGCCTCAGTTGTCGTTCTTCTTCAACGCCCACAACGGCCTCCTCGAGGAGGTCGCCAAGTTCCGCGCGGCGCGGCGGCTCTGGGCCCGGCTCATGCGCGAGCGGTTCGGCGCCGCCGATCCCCGCTCGCTCGCCCTGCGCTTCCACGCGCAGACCGCGGGGAGTATGCTCACCGCCCAGCAGCCCCAGAACAACATCGTCCGCGTGGCCATCCAGGCCCTCGCCGCGGTGCTGGGCGGCTGCCAGTCCCTCCACACCAACTCGATGGACGAGGCGCTCTCGCTCCCCAGCGAGGATGCGGTGCGGATCGCCCTGCGCACCCAGCAGATTCTCGCGCACGAGTCCGGCGTGGCCGACACCATCGATCCGCTGGGCGGCTCCTACGCCGTGGAGCGGCTGACCCGCCTCCTCGAGGAGGAGGCGGAGACCTACATCGCGAAGATCGACGGGCTGGGCGGCGCCGTGCACGCCATCTCGTTCATGCAGCGCGAGATCCAGGAGGCGGCCTACCGCTACCAGCAAGAGGTGGAGTCGAAGGCGCGCGTGGTGGTGGGCGTGAACGAGTTCGTGATCGACGAGCCGCCGCCCGGCGACCTCTTCCAGGTCGACCCGGCGATGGCGGCGGCCATGGGCGAGCGGCTCGCTGCCCTTCGCAAGCGCCGGGACGCCGGGAAGGCCGGCGCGGCCCTGGAGGCCATCGACCGCGCCGCGCGCGGGCGTGACAACCTGGTGCCGCTCATTCTCGACGCGGTCCGTGCCGAAGTCACCCTCGGCGAGATCTGCGCCACGCTGCGCGGGGTCTTCGGCGCGCATCAGCCGTCGGTGGTCTTTTAG
- a CDS encoding acyl-CoA carboxylase subunit beta — protein sequence MPLEDRFAELRRRNQAADLGGGADRIERQHRAGKKTARERLELLLDKGSFAEMDKLVVHQSYDFGMDAQRIPGDGVVVGSGRMHGRPVFVFAQDFTVFGGSLSEAYARKICKIMDLALKTGVPIIGLNDSGGARIQEGVVSLAGYADIFLRNTLASGVVPQISAILGPCAGGAVYSPAITDFVFMVKESSYMFVTGPDVIKAVTHEEVSFEQLGGASTHGATSGVAHFAAESEDECLALIRELMTFLPQNNLEDPPVRMTLDLADRVDEELQTAVPDQPNKPYDIKAIIGTVLDDRYFFEVQADYAPNLVIGFGRLNGRPVGIVANQPAHLAGCLDISASLKGARFVRFCDCFNIPLITFEDVPGFLPGTAQEYGGIIKHGAKLLFAYCEATVPKLTVITRKAYGGAYCVMSSKHIRGDANFAYPTAEIAVMGPDGAVNILYKREMDGAADPAALKDEKTREYREKFANPFVAAERGYVDEVIEPRDTRRRLIQALEVLHTKRDSNPPKKHGNIPL from the coding sequence TTGCCACTCGAAGACCGCTTCGCGGAGCTCCGCCGCCGCAATCAAGCTGCCGATCTGGGCGGGGGCGCCGACCGCATCGAGCGGCAGCATCGCGCCGGGAAGAAGACCGCGCGCGAGCGGCTGGAGCTCCTCCTCGACAAGGGCAGCTTCGCCGAGATGGACAAGCTGGTCGTCCACCAGAGCTACGACTTCGGCATGGACGCCCAGCGAATCCCCGGCGACGGCGTGGTGGTGGGCTCGGGGCGCATGCACGGCCGGCCCGTCTTCGTGTTCGCCCAGGACTTCACCGTGTTCGGCGGCTCGCTCTCCGAGGCGTACGCGCGGAAGATCTGCAAGATCATGGATCTCGCGCTGAAGACCGGCGTGCCCATCATCGGCCTCAACGACTCGGGGGGCGCGCGCATCCAGGAGGGCGTGGTGTCGCTGGCGGGCTACGCGGACATCTTCCTGCGCAACACGTTGGCCTCCGGCGTGGTGCCGCAGATCTCGGCCATCCTGGGGCCGTGCGCGGGCGGCGCGGTGTACTCGCCCGCCATCACCGACTTCGTCTTCATGGTGAAGGAATCCTCGTACATGTTCGTGACCGGTCCCGATGTGATCAAGGCGGTCACCCACGAGGAGGTGTCCTTCGAGCAGCTCGGCGGCGCCAGCACCCACGGCGCGACGTCCGGCGTGGCCCACTTCGCCGCCGAGAGCGAGGACGAGTGCCTGGCCCTGATCCGCGAGCTGATGACGTTCCTCCCCCAGAACAATCTCGAGGATCCGCCCGTCCGCATGACGCTCGATCTCGCCGACCGGGTAGACGAGGAGCTGCAGACGGCGGTGCCCGATCAGCCGAACAAGCCCTACGACATCAAGGCGATCATCGGCACCGTGCTCGATGACCGGTACTTCTTCGAGGTGCAGGCGGACTACGCGCCGAACCTCGTGATCGGCTTCGGCCGTCTCAACGGCCGGCCCGTCGGCATCGTGGCCAATCAGCCCGCGCACCTCGCCGGCTGCCTCGACATCAGCGCGTCGCTCAAGGGCGCACGCTTCGTCCGCTTCTGCGACTGCTTCAACATCCCTCTCATCACCTTCGAGGATGTTCCCGGCTTCCTGCCCGGCACCGCCCAGGAGTACGGCGGCATCATCAAGCACGGGGCCAAGCTCTTGTTCGCCTACTGCGAGGCGACGGTACCCAAGCTCACGGTGATCACGCGCAAGGCGTACGGCGGAGCGTACTGCGTCATGTCCTCCAAGCACATCCGCGGCGACGCGAACTTTGCCTATCCCACCGCGGAGATCGCGGTGATGGGCCCCGACGGCGCCGTCAACATCCTCTACAAGCGCGAGATGGACGGGGCGGCCGACCCCGCCGCGTTGAAGGACGAGAAGACGCGGGAGTACCGCGAGAAGTTCGCCAATCCCTTCGTGGCGGCGGAGCGCGGCTACGTGGACGAGGTGATCGAGCCGCGGGACACGCGGCGGCGCCTCATCCAGGCCCTCGAGGTGCTTCACACCAAGCGCGACAGCAATCCCCCGAAGAAGCACGGGAACATTCCCCTGTGA